One Lolium rigidum isolate FL_2022 unplaced genomic scaffold, APGP_CSIRO_Lrig_0.1 contig_1705_1, whole genome shotgun sequence DNA segment encodes these proteins:
- the LOC124680452 gene encoding anthocyanidin 5,3-O-glucosyltransferase-like: protein MPAPKTFVLYPSLGVGHLNPMVELAKHLLRHAHTVVIAVVDPPDSDAVSADAVARLAAANPSIAFRLLPVPPSPDHAAHPVKRSLDTLRLANPVLRDLLRSLPAPGADALLLDMFCVDALDVAAELDVPAYFFFASAAGALAVLLDLPHSYPELPSSFKDMGEALVRSPGMLPIRAVDMPLMVQDKESVTTKVRLHQFRRIPEGRGVLVNSFDWLEPTALRALADGVCVPGRPTPRVYCIGPLVDGGGEERRHECLAWLDAQPRQSVVFLCFGSKGAFSAAQLKEIASGLESSGHRFLWAVRSPPEEQSEFPEPDLERLLPAGFLERTRNRGMVLGSWVPQAEVVRHEAVGAFVTHCGWNSTLEAIMSGLPLICWPLYAEQALNKVFMVEEMKIAVALEGYEKGMVEAEELEAKLRLVMETEEGRKLRDMLVVARKMALDAIGESGSSEAAFVEFLRDLENSTMESPVDRSGRVTNEL from the coding sequence ATGCCGGCGCCCAAGACGTTCGTGCTCTACCCGTCGCTGGGCGTGGGCCACCTGAATCCCATGGTGGAGCTGGCCAAGCACCTGCTCCGCCACGCCCACaccgtcgtcatcgccgtcgtcgacccGCCCGACAGCGACGCCGTCTCGGCCGACGCGGTGGCGCGCCTCGCCGCGGCCAACCCTTCCATCGCATTCCGTCTCCTGCCCGTCCCGCCCAGCCCTGACCACGCCGCGCACCCGGTCAAGCGCAGCCTCGACACGCTCCGCCTCGCCAACCCCGTCCTCCGCGACCTCCTCCGCTCCCTGCCCGCCCCCGGCGCCGACGCCCTCCTGCTCGACATGTTCTGCGTCGACGCGCTCGACGTCGCCGCCGAGCTCGACGTCCCGGCATACTTCTTCTTCGCCTCCGCGGCCGGCGCGCTCGCCGTCCTCCTGGACCTCCCGCACAGCTACCCCGAGCTGCCGTCGTCGTTCAAGGACATGGGCGAGGCGCTGGTGCGCAGCCCCGGCATGCTGCCGATCCGCGCGGTGGACATGCCGCTCATGGTGCAGGACAAGGAGAGCGTGACGACCAAGGTCCGGCTGCACCAGTTCCGGCGGATCCCCGAGGGGAGGGGCGTGCTCGTGAACAGCTTCGACTGGCTGGAGCCCACCGCGCTGAGAGCGCTCGCGGACGGCGTCTGCGTGCCCGGCCGGCCCACGCCCAGGGTTTACTGCATCGGGCCGCTGGTGGATGGAGGCGGCGAGGAGCGGCGGCACGAGTGCCTCGCGTGGCTGGACGCGCAGCCGCGGCAGAGCGTCGTGTTCCTCTGCTTCGGCAGCAAGGGCGCGTTCTCGGCGGCGCAGCTGAAGGAGATCGCTAGTGGACTGGAGAGCTCCGGGCACAGGTTCCTGTGGGCGGTGAGGAGTCCGCCGGAGGAGCAGAGCGAGTTCCCCGAGCCGGACCTTGAGCGGCTGCTTCCGGCGGGGTTCTTGGAGAGGACGAGGAACAGGGGCATGGTGCTCGGCAGCTGGGTGCCGCAGGCGGAGGTGGTGCGGCACGAGGCGGTCGGCGCCTTCGTGacgcactgcgggtggaactcaACGCTAGAGGCGATCATGTCTGGGCTGCCGTTGATATGCTGGCCGCTCTACGCAGAGCAGGCGttgaacaaggtgttcatggtGGAGGAGATGAAGATCGCCGTGGCGCTGGAGGGATACGAGAAAGGAATGGTGGAGGCTGAGGAGCTCGAGGCGAAGCTGAGGCTGGTCATGGAGACGGAGGAAGGGAGGAAGCTTAGGGATATGCTGGTGGTGGCGAGGAAGATGGCGTTGGACGCGATCGGCGAAAGCGGGTCCTCTGAAGCGGCATTTGTCGAGTTTCTGAGGGATTTGGAGAATAGCACCATGGAGAGCCCAGTTGATCGATCAGGCCGTGTGACTAATGAACTTTGA